The Streptomyces sp. NBC_01363 region CTCCGCGAAGTCGGCTACGACGCCCTGACCATGGACGCCGTCGCCGCTCGTACCCGTTCCAGCAAGGCCACCCTCTACCGCCAGTGGGGGAGCAAGCCCGAGCTGGTCGTCAAGGCCCTGCGGCACAACAAGCCGGTGACCCTCGGTGAGATCGACACCGGGTCGCTGCGCGGTGACTTCCACGCCGCACTGAACCGCAGCGACGACTGCCAGATGGAGAAGAACTCCGCGCTGATGCGGGGTCTGGCCCATGCCGTCCACGACAATCCCGATCTGCTCCAGGCCCTGCGCGAGCTGCTGATCGAGCCGGAGATGACCGGCCTCGACCTGCTGCTGCGCCGAGCCGTGGACCGGGGCGAACTGCGTCCGGACAACCCGGCGCTGAAATATGTATCGCACATGCTGATCGGTGCCTTCACTGCTCGGCAGCTGGTCGATGACCGCGCCGTCGACCAGGCGTTCCTTACCGATTACGTCGACTCCGTGATTCTCCCCGCTCTCGGAGTCTGACCCCCCGGACCGCCCCGCGCGGTCCGTCCCCACCGCACGGCCCCCTCCCCAAGCCCCACCTGACACGCCGCTCTCGTCGTCGGGCTGGTTCCGCACGCCCTTTTTCCACTCACGACCTGACCGGGAGTTTCCCTCCGTGGCCACATTCCTCTACAAACTCGGACGGCTCGCCTTCCGGCGCCGCCGCTATGTCGCCCTGGTCTGGGTGGCACTGCTGGCGCTTGCCGGATTCGGCGCGGCCTCCGCGTCCACCGCCGCCTCCAGCTCCTTCTCGATCCCGGGCACGGAGGCGCAGCGCGCCTTCGACCTGCTGGAACAGCGCTTCCCCGGGGGCAGTGCCGACGGTGCGAGCGCCCGGGTCGTCTTCAAGGCCCCCGACGACCAGAAGATGACCGACCCGGCGAACAAGGCCGAGGTGAACAAGGTCATCGCCGAGCTGAAGTCCGGCTCCGACCAGATCGCCTCGGTCACCGACCCGTACGCGGCCGATGCCGTCAGCAAGAACGGTTCCACGGCGTACGTCTCGGTGTCCTACAAGGTCAACTCGATGGAGCTGACCGACGCGACCCGGGACGCCCTGGAGGACGCGGGCCACGCGGCGCAGAAGAGCGGGATGACCGTGGAGATCGGCGGTGACGCGCTCATGGTGATCCCGGAGACCGGGGTCACCGAGATCATCGGTGTCGCCATCGCCGCGGTGGTGCTGGTCATCACCTTCGGCTCGCTGATCGCCGCCGGGCTGCCGCTGCTCACCGCCCTGATCGGGGTCGGCATCGGTGTCTCGACGATCACCGCGCTGGCGAACGTGCTGGACCTGGGCTCCACCACCTCCACCCTCGCGATGATGATCGGCCTCGCGGTCGGCATCGACTACGCGCTGTTCATCGTCTCCCGCTACCGGGCCGAGCTGGCCGAGGGCCGGGAGCGCGAGGAAGCGGCCGGACGGGCCGTCGGCACGGCGGGGTCCGCGGTGGTCTTCGCCGGTCTCACCGTCGTCATCGCGCTGGTCGGCCTCGCCGTCGTGAACATCCCGATGCTGTCGAAGATGGGCTTCGCCGCGGCCGGTACGGTCGCCATCGCCGTCCTCATCGCGCTCACCCTGGTCCCGGCACTGCTGGGCTTCGCAGGCAAGCGGGTCATGGGGCGCAAGGCGCGCAAGGCCGCCGAGGCCCCGGCCGGGGCCGAGGAGAAGCCGAACATGGGCACCCGCTGGGCGCGGTTCGTGCTGCGCAAGCCGGTGTGGGTGCTGCTCGTCGGCGTCATCGGCCTCGGCACGATCGCCGTACCGGCCGCGTCCCTGGAGATGGGCCTGCCCGACGACGGCTCCCAGCCCACCAGCACCACCCAGCGGCGCGCCTACGACCTGCTCTCCGAGGGCTTCGGCCCCGGCTTCAACGGGCCGCTGATGGTCGTCGTGGACACCGAGGACAGCTCCGACGGCAAGACCGCCGCCAAGCAGGTCTCCGACGAGATCTCCGGCATCAAGGGCGTCGTCGCCGTCACCCCGGCCCAGTTCAACAAGGCCGGCGACGCCGCGATGATCACCGTCGTCCCGAAGGACCGCCCGAGCTCCGTCGAGACGGAGAACGTGGTCCACGCGATCCGCGACGCGGGCAAGGACATCAAGTCCGACACCGGCGCCGAGGTCCTGGTCACCGGTTCCACCGCGATGAACATCGACTTCTCGCAGAAGATGAACGACGCGCTGCTGCCGTATCTGGCGCTCGTCGTCGGACTGGCCTTCCTGCTGCTGATGGTGGTCTTCCGGTCGGTGCTGGTGCCGCTGAAGGCGGCCCTCGGCTTCCTGCTCTCGGTCGTCGCGGCCCTGGGCGCGGTCGTCGCGGTCTTCCAGTGGGGCTGGCTCGGCTCGCTCTTCGGGGTGGAGCAGACCGGTCCGATCATGTCGATGATGCCGATCTTCATGGTGGGTGTGGTCTTCGGTCTCGCGATGGACTACGAGGTCTTCCTCGTGACCCGGATGCGCGAGGCGTACGTCCACGGCGAGAAGCCCGGCCAGGCGATCGTCACCGGCTTCCGGCACGGTGCCCGGGTCGTCACGGCCGCGGCCGTGATCATGATGGCGGTCTTCGCCGGCTTCATCGGCTCCAGCGAGCAGATGGTCAAGATGATCGGCTTCTCGCTCGCCATCGCCGTCTTCTTCGACGCGTTCGTGGTCCGGATGGCGATCGTGCCCGCGGTCCTCGCCCTGCTCGGCCACCGCGCCTGGGCGCTGCCGCGCTGGCTGGACCGGATCCTGCCGAACGTGGACGTGGAGGGCGAGGGGCTGCGCGAGCAGCTCGACGAGACGCCCGGCGGCGAGGCCGGTGGTGAGCGGGAGCTGACCCGGGTCTGACCGGCGAAAAGGCCTCCGGGGTCCGCGTCCGAGCGGAGCGCGGCCCCGGAAGCGCCGGATACCTGTGGGGACGGGGGGCCGGGGCGATGAAGAAGCCCTCGTGCAGCGGCACGAGGGCTTCTGTCATGCGGATGCGCCATGTGGGTGAGCCGCGCGGGCGGAGCTCACGCGGGCGTCACGTCGTGCGCGGGTCTGGCGCCCCCGTCGGTGTGCGTACGGTGCAGAAAGCGGATCAGCGGCGCGTTGTCGAACTGCACCACCTCCACGCCTTCCTTCGAGTGGACCTCCACGACCAGCTGCGCCCGTCCGCAGGGCCACACGCGGACGCCACCGCGTTCGGTGGGGGAATGCAGCCCGCCCTCCAGCAGGTCGCGGCCGAACGCCCAGTCGGCGCCGCCGGGGAAGGAGACGTGGACGGTGCGCGGGTCCTTGTCGGCGTCGTACAGCAGGTCGACCGGGATCGCCGGGAGGTCGGGGGTGTCGTTGACGAGCCAGGCTTCTGCCTGCTCATGGATCACGGGGGGCATGGTCCGACTCCTCCTGTGCATACTGCTTCGCCATCCAATGTCCCATATTTTCCGTAAGGGGCGCGGCGAGCAGATGTGACGTAACCGCTCTTGCGAAGGGTTCGCAACAAGGTCCTATCATTGAGCGGTTCACGACATCGTCCGCAGCAACGCAGGACCGCAGGAAGCGGAGCCCCCATGCATGTACCCGACGGATTCATCGACGCGCCCGTCTCCGCCGCCGCCGGAGTCGTCGCGGCCGGTGCGGTCGCCGTCAGCCTGCGGGGCGCGCGGCGTGAGCTGGACGAACGCACCGCGCCGCTCGCCGGTCTCGTCGCCGCGTTCATCTTCGCCGTGCAGATGCTGAACTTCCCGGTCGCGGCGGGCACCAGCGGGCATCTGCTGGGCGGGGCGCTGGCGGCGATCCTGGTCGGGCCGTACACCGGCGTGCTCTGCGTCACCGTCGTCCTGCTCATGCAGGGCATCCTCTTCGCCGACGGCGGCCTCACCGCGCTCGGCGTGAACGTGCTCGACATGGGCATCACGACCACCGTCGTCGCGTACGCCCTCTTCCGAGGGCTGCTCGGGGTGCTGCCGCGGACCCGCCGCTCCGTGACCGTCGCGTCCTTCGTCGCAGCCCTGGTCTCCGTACCGGCCGCGGCCTGCGCCTTCACGCTGATCTACTGGATCGGCGGCACCACCGACATCCCGATCGGCAAGGTCTTCACCGCGATGGTCGGGGTCCACGTCCTGATCGGTATCGGCGAGGCCGTGATCACCGCGCTGACCGTCGGCGCCGTCATCGCCGTACGCCCCGACCTGGTCCACGGCGCCCGCGGACTCACCACCTCGCTCAAGCTCCGGGTCGACGGCGAACTCGTCGACGCCCCCGCCCGGCAGCCCCTCGCCCCGGTCGCCGCCCGCTCGCACCGGGGGATCTGGGCCACCGGCCTGGTCACCGCCCTCGTCCTGGCGGGCTTCGTCTCCTACTACGCCT contains the following coding sequences:
- a CDS encoding TetR/AcrR family transcriptional regulator translates to MARTRLTPERESELYAAVLDLLREVGYDALTMDAVAARTRSSKATLYRQWGSKPELVVKALRHNKPVTLGEIDTGSLRGDFHAALNRSDDCQMEKNSALMRGLAHAVHDNPDLLQALRELLIEPEMTGLDLLLRRAVDRGELRPDNPALKYVSHMLIGAFTARQLVDDRAVDQAFLTDYVDSVILPALGV
- a CDS encoding MMPL family transporter gives rise to the protein MATFLYKLGRLAFRRRRYVALVWVALLALAGFGAASASTAASSSFSIPGTEAQRAFDLLEQRFPGGSADGASARVVFKAPDDQKMTDPANKAEVNKVIAELKSGSDQIASVTDPYAADAVSKNGSTAYVSVSYKVNSMELTDATRDALEDAGHAAQKSGMTVEIGGDALMVIPETGVTEIIGVAIAAVVLVITFGSLIAAGLPLLTALIGVGIGVSTITALANVLDLGSTTSTLAMMIGLAVGIDYALFIVSRYRAELAEGREREEAAGRAVGTAGSAVVFAGLTVVIALVGLAVVNIPMLSKMGFAAAGTVAIAVLIALTLVPALLGFAGKRVMGRKARKAAEAPAGAEEKPNMGTRWARFVLRKPVWVLLVGVIGLGTIAVPAASLEMGLPDDGSQPTSTTQRRAYDLLSEGFGPGFNGPLMVVVDTEDSSDGKTAAKQVSDEISGIKGVVAVTPAQFNKAGDAAMITVVPKDRPSSVETENVVHAIRDAGKDIKSDTGAEVLVTGSTAMNIDFSQKMNDALLPYLALVVGLAFLLLMVVFRSVLVPLKAALGFLLSVVAALGAVVAVFQWGWLGSLFGVEQTGPIMSMMPIFMVGVVFGLAMDYEVFLVTRMREAYVHGEKPGQAIVTGFRHGARVVTAAAVIMMAVFAGFIGSSEQMVKMIGFSLAIAVFFDAFVVRMAIVPAVLALLGHRAWALPRWLDRILPNVDVEGEGLREQLDETPGGEAGGERELTRV
- a CDS encoding SsgA family sporulation/cell division regulator translates to MPPVIHEQAEAWLVNDTPDLPAIPVDLLYDADKDPRTVHVSFPGGADWAFGRDLLEGGLHSPTERGGVRVWPCGRAQLVVEVHSKEGVEVVQFDNAPLIRFLHRTHTDGGARPAHDVTPA
- a CDS encoding energy-coupling factor ABC transporter permease, whose product is MHVPDGFIDAPVSAAAGVVAAGAVAVSLRGARRELDERTAPLAGLVAAFIFAVQMLNFPVAAGTSGHLLGGALAAILVGPYTGVLCVTVVLLMQGILFADGGLTALGVNVLDMGITTTVVAYALFRGLLGVLPRTRRSVTVASFVAALVSVPAAACAFTLIYWIGGTTDIPIGKVFTAMVGVHVLIGIGEAVITALTVGAVIAVRPDLVHGARGLTTSLKLRVDGELVDAPARQPLAPVAARSHRGIWATGLVTALVLAGFVSYYASANPDGLEKVAADQGIDKKTEEHAAKDSPLADYGVKVVSNARISGGLAGVIGVGATIVVGSGVFYVVRRRRTQDAPDDTTRTSENV